The Odontesthes bonariensis isolate fOdoBon6 chromosome 19, fOdoBon6.hap1, whole genome shotgun sequence genome includes the window CATAAGGCACCCATGTGTGATTCATTTTTGGAAACTGACACGATTCATATGTTGCCTCcgaacagccaggctttcatgTAATCTTTTAACATGGTCTTGCAcagtagttctccaggctttctgaaggtctttcaaagttctctttgAACGTTGGCTGCGTTTTGAATCATTTGCAGTCCGGTCCAAGAGATGAACCAGTGCTGCGTCAACGTATTAACAGGCAACTTGGCAAAATAACCCATTGTAAAcggtatctttaggcactttgtcactagcagcctgtcacaaaggcatttgttcccatttccttcgttgcatctatgaaaaatgccaaaggtaacacagtttgacagacagaaaatagtatttttgcaccGACATGGTGGTTCTCAAAGAACTTTTAGCTGAAAACGTGgtatatctcagcatggtgtgcagtgtcaGAAGTGCAATCCATTtatcaaatttttattttataccaCGACTGGTGGTAAAGTCACATCCCTGCGTGGTGAAGTTGGTGGTATCCGCGACGGGGACGCAGGGGCAACAGTCCAAGCCGAGATTCCCAGACCTCTGTCCAgacacttcctccagctcttccagcTGGACTCCAAAGCGTTTCCAAGCCAGAGAGTCCGATGTCTGCCCAGAGGCCACCATCTTGGGAGATTTTCTGAAACACCGCTCCTGGGAGGTGTCTGGAAATCATCCTGACCAGATGCCCAAACCACCTCAACTGGCTCCTTTCAGTGTGTAGGAGCAGCAACTTTAGTCTTAGCCCCTCCCAGATGCCTGAGCTCCTCACCCTATCCCTCCATGGAAAGGTGGTTTCAGGAAGCAAATCTTAGGGAAGGAAAACGGGGAGAAAAAGGCTGAATATGCCAAATGACaccaaagctgggctgaaaatCAATAGAGCGAGGTCTCCAAATGtgaattttttttagtttaaagcATCATAGATAGGAGGTCTGGACAGCGTCTGCATCCATCTGTAAATTAcagtggtgtttgtgattttctCAGCAGGTTGAACGAGTTTTTTTGCCTGAGGGTGTTGCTGGGTTTGAAGTCCACTGGGATGTTGTGTTTGTCGCATATCCCGTCTGGGGCTTCTCAGACTCCTGTCCCATATCAAACGACAACATTTTCTGTATCTGTTAAATATAATGTTCTGATAAAAGACCCAAACACAAGTaccctagaaatctagacgcccctagcggccgcaaatggaatttgctccggggctagtctagtcacttgtggtcgttttgcaaggttccaaatcaaaacttaatcgagccaatcaaatcgtgaggagcggggtcggaggccgggctacctagtgacgacagaggtgcgacgtttcagtgtgtagtttcagagagaggttaaaaaaaactctctttagatttatagggaaacgaagtaaacttacatctgagagcaatccccagtcaattgcgagcatgatgtaccaaagacagcgggccgatcttcgtctcagagctgacaaaactctccggtaaggcatttgaacggtcaaattccgttaacgggacgagagtagtcaaaacggcaaaccggaagtgcgttgctcactgcggctagctttagcagcgccgaattcgtgggaacaaaattgtaaattgccggtattttgtcagattttcaacaccttggggatctaaacgactactttctcgcctgaaaatgtttcgaatgttgctaaagtttacagagtttagagcttaaaggcagggtaggggatctttttctggaacatttttttacatattgcttgaaatactcttcacacccccattgcaaccaattaattaaaagttttgacacaaatatgaaaagttttagtggcctcttgaacgtacaatctaggaaaaacagtatccaatcattgtgaacggaccgttcacaatgattggattctgatgccgtctatcaaactgcaatctgctcctccctccccctccccctccttccccctcctttcccctgtgcgcgtaccctgctccgtgaacgaagcttggcaggaagctaaactagagccagcttggctagcacctagcattattaaacgtatagttagcataacctaaatactaaatactaaatacggcaacgatcgatgcttgctgtcagaacagcgctcgtgcaccttcgtgctcgtgcgcgttcatgtactctagaggcgtgccttcgggggaaaagtgaagaaaagggttgggactttttacctgtgtattttcaaaatgcagctttgctggactcaaaatccaggatctcctaccctacctttaagagaaatcagcttttcaggccatagactactgACCACAATGTacattccgtcgcgttgactacgtaaaacttcttcattgctctgattggttgttgcgccatcctattgagtggcgttgaacttgacagacagccgtttatcccgcccacactgctatccagcgtcactagacccctgtacagctttttgctgtacgggtctggcttgctaggctaaaaCACAAGCTGAGTGGCTTTTTGTATTCTAGTCCAGTGCAATTAATAGTGAACGAAGACTGGAGAGCCAGCTCTTCAGGTTAAGTCCACCTGAATCTGAAGTATAAGTGACACTCTTTCGAGGACAGCAATTCATACATTCTAGTCAGAGATATCAACTTATATTTGAGCCCCTGACACAGAAACATCTACAGGTTAAAGAGAAGCTATTCCAAAACACCATCTAGATTAAATTTGGTTATGCATTTAGCCTAAGCTGCGAGCAAAGCTTGAGACCATGGGGGGAAAGCCTGGAACAGAAAGAGCGGAGGTAATTCTTCTGTACGTTGAACTCGAATCGCATTCACTCATTCGGCACCTTTtgcctctctctctttctttagaGGCCACACAGAAAGCCCAGATGCATTCCGGGAGCCGAGAGGAGGTGGAGCAGCAGGACGAACCAGGCGTCGCACTCTCACCGGACGGCCCAGGGGCGAGTCCCGAGCCGCCATccctaacacacacacctgatgGCAACACAGCCACGGACACGCTGGCTTCAGACATGCTCAGGAAACTAGCAGGTACAGATATGTTCCAACCAGAAGGCTTTTTGTCTGCTTGGTAatccaaaaaaacccaacaatgtAACATTTGATTTTTGACCGTAGCTGAAACTTGTGTAAGATAGTTCTACCTTGTTCATAAAGTTTAAGACCACCTAAAGAAATACAAATTAACCGAACTTTTACAGAGCGACAGGAAGTGAACGGCCACACGTTGAGGCTTAAGGAGGAAGAAGATCTAATGGAAGTTGACACTGTGGCCCAAAACCTACCAGTCACAGAGATGGGGAGCCACCATCTCTTCACAGttaaaacagaaagcagagggCTATCTGGAAACAACATGGCTGACCAATTGCACCCTGCAGCCAAAATGTCTGCAGACCACTGTCTCCTCGGCGTTAAAGTAGAGGATAGATTTTGTGTTGGAAGCTGCCAATCTGCCTCTAAAGCGACAGTCAGCACCGTCTCTGGAGCTAACAAGTTTCAGTATCGAGTAAAAATCGAGGACCACGGTGTTTCTGGAGTCGAGATTGGCGGCCACCTTCTGACTGGAGTCAAGGACCAGCTTCCCTTCAAAACCAAAACTGCGAAGATGCCTTTCTCCGGGGCTAAGATGAGCAACAGCTTTCTCCCTGGAATCAAGATGGAGGACCACTTTCCCTCAGGGGTCACGATGGAGAACCAGCTTGTGTCTGGAGTCAAGATGACAGCCCAGGTTCTTtctggagcaaagatggaggagcagcTTTTCTTTGGAGCTAAGATGGAGGACCAGTTCACCTCTGGAGCCAAGATGGCCGACCAATGCCTCAGAGCAGTGCTGTGGCAGGACATGTCGGTGAACCTGGCGTCTACGCTGCTGCACCAGCTCTCAGGTAACCAAACCCACACTTTGTTGAAGACCCATTATGCTCATTTTCAGGTCTTTTCAGGTCTAGAAACTTGTCATGATTTCTGGTTTTAAAATGTCCCTCTTAATCCTACACTAGTCTTTTAGCCCCTCAGTTCACATTCTGTCTGAAATGAGCTGTTTTAGCTGCAACCTGTTGAAGCCCTTCCTCCCTAAAAGCCCACTTTCTTCTGATTGGCCAACGTCTGGAGGCCTGTTGGAGTCAGTACCCAGTGCTTGTGAGCTTTATTGTCTTTACTTTGTGGGGGTGCTGCTCCGGTTGAAGGTTGccataaaaaaaagtaacaggATTCCCGCTGATGTCATCTGATATTATGAGGTGCCAGAAAACAGAGAAGAGCACAAAACGGCCCCTTTAACTTAAACATTATAGCCAAAACTGAAAAGAGGTTATCTGGATTCACAGCATGTGGGAACAGGTGTGCAGTTTGTGTTTGTTGCGATCGAGGAAAATGTCTTAATTTGGCAAAAGCCATTCCCTAAACTCAGATTAAACTTGATTAAAAGAAAGGAATACAGTAGCCTGTGCTGGAGCACAGAGAAATACTTTCAATGCGCTGTAGAGCTGCCACATCTCTGTGACATGTTTTTTGGCTGATCGTTCGGCTTTGATTCGACACTTTGTGCTCTCGTGTTTGTGCTGCTGTGGCACCAGAATGACTTTTCCCATTGTGTGTCTGCAGAGAGGGTCGGTAAGCCCAACAGTCAGCAGGTGGAGAGGACAACTCCGCCCATCAGAATTAGGTAGCGGCGCACTTCCTGTCATCAATCAACAATCTCATGTGGGCACTTTGACCTCAGCCTGTCCTGATGatatcctgtgtgtgtgcgtggctctgtgtttgtgtgtgttgcccTCTCTGTAGTCCTGTTTTCAAGGCAAACGTGGACCAACTCCGCTCTTCCCTTCTATCGACCTCCCAGGCATCTCCAGATGGTAATAAACTGTACATGTCTTGGCATGTTTAGCTCAGAAACAGGAGCCGAGGCCTCTACGACACCGCACATTGTTCACATCAGTCATTTACATTTAATCGGCTTATTTTCCAAAAAACTATTGTTATATTCACACATCTATTGCACCAGTTTACCGTGAACAGAAATGAACACTTACTGTACCATCTGGTTACAAAGCGGTGTCCTCCTTGGTTTTTGGCATTCATGTAGATGTCGGTTACAGCAGCAGATCGCCCAGAATGACAGTTTGAcataaaaaaagagcaaaaactgCTCGGAAGCAGCTTGAGGAACTCAACAAAAAGCCCAGCATTAACCACACCACCGAGCTCCCCAGATCTTGAGTCATGTCCTGCTGCTACACGTCACATGACACCCCTAGAGGTCCCAGGCCCGATGGGTCAGAGCCGCTTCGTCACCATACTGGGAACCAAAACAACAAGGACGTTTACATGacacttttctctctctctctctctctctctctctctttttttttttttgctactgTATAGAATTATgctcttaagcctgatttacCCTGTTCTGTAAGGGTTTCTTTCTCAGGAGACATCTCAGGGGGTCGTTGAAGTGATGGAACGTTTCGTCGAAACTCCTCAGTGAT containing:
- the LOC142369092 gene encoding uncharacterized protein LOC142369092 isoform X3 gives rise to the protein MGEIYSLYIGYAPDCTSAAAATCPPGTEATQKAQMHSGSREEVEQQDEPGVALSPDGPGASPEPPSLTHTPDGNTATDTLASDMLRKLAERQEVNGHTLRLKEEEDLMEVDTVAQNLPVTEMGSHHLFTVKTESRGLSGNNMADQLHPAAKMSADHCLLGVKVEDRFCVGSCQSASKATVSTVSGANKFQYRVKIEDHGVSGVEIGGHLLTGVKDQLPFKTKTAKMPFSGAKMSNSFLPGIKMEDHFPSGVTMENQLVSGVKMTAQVLSGAKMEEQLFFGAKMEDQFTSGAKMADQCLRAVLWQDMSVNLASTLLHQLSERVGKPNSQQVERTTPPIRISPVFKANVDQLRSSLLSTSQASPDETQTSLSRRQTTGGSYFYRCHVCGFETEGHALFQSHMTEHRQWEHGSFSLHCCVCDHSTNQEAEMRAHVGTHIRGDTGEMRCPVTLPAASSGALAVVVATQPEKSTSEHRCRICQRSFPGQQELLVHFQGHRQGNQYRCDRCGHLTRTANKLVEHVRVHTGERPFTCDLCPYSAKRRDSLRLHCKVKHGAHVNGNAAADAPGDVHTHRSYVHRDNQRTSKHVQWLHTPPSTHTAAASSSSSHPPFQLSLSDRTGWRDLSPLLPITTLISLKPRSPSSSSSSTSSFSTKHSFLGYLGLATSL